Below is a window of bacterium DNA.
GGTGGCCGTGCTCGTCGTAGACGCCGACGCCCTGCTCCCAGACCCACTTCAGTTCGCCCTGCTTGGTGATCATGCGGTACTCGAGACGGAAGGGGACGTGGCGTTCCATCGCGTCCCAGATCGTCGTGCGCACATAGGGGAAGTCGGCCGGGTGGATGAACTGCGGAGCCGTGACGGACCGGCCGTCGAGCAACTCCTCACGGGCGTAGCCGGTCAGGCCCAGGCAGCCGTCGTTGACGTAGGCCAGCGACAGGTTCTGGTCGCCGCGGCAGCGGTAGACCATGCCCGGCAGGTTGCCCACGAGGGTCGCCATCTGGCGCTGGCTGCGGCGCATCGCCTGCTCGCTGGTGATGCGGTCGGTGATGTCGCGGTAGTTGAGCACCACGCCCTCGACACCGGACACGTCGTACATCGCCGTGTACATGCCCTCGAGGTGCAGCCAGTGACCGTCCCGGTGCCGGACCCGGATCGTGCCGATGCCCACGGTCTGGCCGGAATTGTTGGTCGCCTGGCGGATCCCGGCCATCACGGCGGGCTTGTCGTCGTCGTGGGTGTATCCGCCCGGACGGCGCCCGAGCAGCTCCCGCTCCGGGGTGCCGATGATGCGCGCGGCGGCCGGGCTCACGTAGGTGAACACGCCCTTGGCGCCCACGATGAACACGATGTCCGAAGTGTTCTCGGTCAGCGCGCGGAAGCGGGCCTCGCTCTGCGACAGCGTGCGCGTGGCCTCGTCGAAGCGCTGGAACTCGGCGCGCATGCGGCTGATCGCGTGGCCGGCCAGCCCCAGCAGGCCGCTCAGGTGCAGGATGTGCATCGGCCAGCCGTCGGACCCGATGCTGCCGAGCGAGGAGATCGCCAGCCCGGTGCCGGTGAAGGCGGTGAACGCGGCGAGCCAGATCAGCACCGTCTCGCGTTCGACGCGGTAGCGGCGGCCGAACCAGACCGCGGCGGCGAAGTGCAGCAGGCAGGCGTAGAGGTTCATCCTGGCCATCGTCGCCGGGTCGGAGGGCGGCGCGCCCTGGCCCGTCAGGATCGCCAGCGCGAGGCCGGCGGCCGCGACCGCCGCGAGGCCCGGCCAGTACAGGAGACGCTCGACCGGGATCCGACGCATGGGCAGCCAGACGGCCACCGCCGCCAGACCGCCGAAGATGTAGCCGGACGACGCCAGGTGCCCCGAACGCGGGGAGGCCAGGGCGACCACGTGCACGATCGTCGTGATCGCCACGATCAGCAGCGAGGACGAGATCCAGATCGTGTGGAGCGAGCGCCCGCGCTCCTGGCGCACCAGGAAGAAGGCCGCCACC
It encodes the following:
- a CDS encoding PAS domain S-box protein — encoded protein: MLKRTWTCLTAPVWGLPLAGALLPPSCFLVFAGLGAARHFEVELLHQAVEMLGAGVAILVAAFFLVRQERGRSLHTIWISSSLLIVAITTIVHVVALASPRSGHLASSGYIFGGLAAVAVWLPMRRIPVERLLYWPGLAAVAAAGLALAILTGQGAPPSDPATMARMNLYACLLHFAAAVWFGRRYRVERETVLIWLAAFTAFTGTGLAISSLGSIGSDGWPMHILHLSGLLGLAGHAISRMRAEFQRFDEATRTLSQSEARFRALTENTSDIVFIVGAKGVFTYVSPAAARIIGTPERELLGRRPGGYTHDDDKPAVMAGIRQATNNSGQTVGIGTIRVRHRDGHWLHLEGMYTAMYDVSGVEGVVLNYRDITDRITSEQAMRRSQRQMATLVGNLPGMVYRCRGDQNLSLAYVNDGCLGLTGYAREELLDGRSVTAPQFIHPADFPYVRTTIWDAMERHVPFRLEYRMITKQGELKWVWEQGVGVYDEHGH